CCAGCTCCCAGTTTCTCACGGTGGAAGGCGTTCGTCACGGGAGAAGCCGAAGGAGTGGTCGGGATGTCCTGGGCAGCCGGCGGCCGGGGTGCCGCGTGCACGAGGTGGACCGACGTGGTCTGATGTGGACCGCAGCGGTCCACTCCGGACCGGAGCGGACCACCCGGGGGAGGTGAGGGCGGCGTGAGGCAGACGCGCGAGCAGATCGACGCCGGCATCGTCGAGGCCGCCGCGGCCCTCCTGGCCGAGAACGGCGTGGAGCGCACCTCGCTGCGCGAGATCGCTGAGGCCGTGGGCTACTCCAAGACAGGCCTGCTGCACCGCTTCGGGTCCAAGGACTCCCTGCTCGAGGCCGTCGCCGACAGCTGCCTCGACGCGGTCCGCGCCGTCGCCGAGGACGTGGCCCACCTGCCCGAGGGCCCCGAGCGGGACGCCGCCGCGGCCGCGGGCCTGTCGGGCCTCGCGGTCAGTGCACCCGGTCGCCTCGCCATCGCGCTGGCCCAGGAGGGCGCCCTGGACGGGTCCCCCCTCGGCGAGCGCCTGGCGCCGGTGCCCGCCCTGCTCTCGGCCTGCTTCAGCTCCGCGCCGGCCGCCGCCCCCAGCTGCGCGCAGGTCAGCCCCCACGCGCCCGTGCGCCTGGGAGGGCCCGACGCCGAGCGCGCCGGGCTCGAGCGGGCCGCCCGGGTGACCGCCGCGCTCGCCGCGAGCCTCGCCGTGGCCGAGCAGTTCCGCCACCACGACGCCGCCCTGCTGCGGCCCCTGCTCGAGCGCATCGCGCTGGACGTCCTGCAGCCCACCCCCGCCCCCGCGAGCCCCGCCGCCCTCGGTCAGGCCGTCTGACGCGGACCGGGCGCGCCCGGTCTCCCCAGCCGCCGACCTTCGCAGCACCCCACCGCACCGTTCGAGGAGCTCTTCCGTGGCGACCTTCCTGCAGCGGCTCGGCCGCGCCTGCCACTCCCGCCGCTGGCTCGTGCTGGCCGTCTGGCTGGTGGTCCTGGCCGCCGTCGGCGGCTCGGCCGCAGCCTTCAGCAAGCCCTTCACCGCCGATGTGACCATCCCGGGCCTGGAGTCCACGAAGGCCCTGTCCACGCTGCAGGAGCGCTTCGGCGCCGCCGCGGCCGGAGGTGACGGAGCCACCGCCCGGGTGGTGGTGCAGGTGCCGCAGGGCCAGACGGTCACCGACCCCGCCGACGCCCAGCGCATCGGCCAGCTGGTCGCCGAGCTCGGGGAGCTCCCCCAGGTCGAGGGCGTGTCGAACCCGTTCGACCAGGCCAGCCCCACGGTCTCGCCCGACCTGCGCGCCGCCTACGTCGACGTCCGCTACGGCGTGCCCACCGGCGACATCACCGAGGCCTCCCGCACCGCGCTGGTCGACGCCGTCGAGGGCGCCGCCACCGGTGGCTGGGACGCCGCCGTCGGCGGTCAGGCGGTCACCGACCCCGCCGCGCTCGGGGGCGTGGGCGAGGTGCTCGGCGTCGTCGTCGCCGTCGTGGTGCTGCTGGTCACCTACGGCACCCTCGTGACCGCGGGGCTCAACCTGCTCACCGCTCTCATCGGCGTGGGCGTGGGCGCGCTCGGCATCGTCGCGGCGACCGCGCTGACCGACGTGCAGTCGACCACCACGATCTTGGCGATCATGCTCGGCCTGGCCGTGGGCATCGACTACGGCCTCTTCGTCCTGTCGCGCCTGCGCCAGGAGCTCCTGGCGGGGCGCTCCGTCCCCGACGCCGTGGGCGTGGCCACCGGCACCGCCGGCAGCGCCGTGGTCACCGCGGGCCTGACCGTGGTCATCGCCCTGGCGGGGCTGTCCGTGGTGGGCATCCCGTTCCTCACGCAGATGGGCGTCGCCGCCGCCGCCACGGTGGCCGTCGCCGTCCTCGTGGCGCTCACCCTGCTCCCGGCGCTCGCGGGCGTGCTCGGCCTCCGGCTGCTCAGCCGCCGCCAGCGCCACCACCTGCAGCGGATGCGCGAGACCACCGGTCGCCTCGACGTCGAGCCGCACGCGCAGCACGCGCACGCCGCCCGTCGCGCGGGCGTCCTGCCCGCCTGGGCGCGCTTCGTCACGCGCCAGCGCCTGGTGAGCCTGCTCGCCGTCGTCGTCGTCCTCGGGGTGGTGGCGGTGCCGGTGTTCTCCCTGCGCACGACCCTCGGCGACGACAGCACCGCGGAGGAGGGCAGCCAGCAGCGCCGCGCCTACGACCTCGTCGCGCAGCACTGGGGCCCCGGTGTCGCCGGCCCGCTGCTGGTGCTGGTGGACGGCGGCGCCGACCCCACCCAGCAGGCCGCCCAGCTCGCCGCCGAGGTCGAGGGGCTGCCGGACGTCGCCACCGACCTGCCCGGCGGGGGCGTCGTCGGACCGGTGCCCTCACCTGACGGCACGGCCGCGCTCGTCACCGTCATCCCCGCGTCCGGCCCGTCCACCGAGGCCACCACGGACCTCGTCTCCGACATCCGGGCCCTGCGCACCAGCGGCGGCGGCCAGGTGAGCGTCACCGGGTCGACCGCCGTCAGCGTGGACATCTCCGCCAAGCTCAACGGCGCGCTGCCCGTCTACCTCGCCGTGGTGGTGGGCCTCGCGCTGGTGCTGCTGCTGGTCGTCTTCAGGTCGGTGCTCGTGCCGGTCACCGCCGTGCTCGGGTTCCTGCTGACCGTCGGCGCGGCGCTGGGCGCCACGGTGGCGATCTTCGAGTGGGGCTGGCTGCAGCAGCTGGTCAACGCGAACGGCGAGGCGCCGATCATCTCCTTCGCGCCGATCCTCGTGGTGGGCATCCTCTTCGGGCTGGCGATGGACTACCAGATCTTCATCGTCAGCCGGATCCACGAGGCGCACTCGCGCGCGTCGAGGAGCGAGGAGCCCATGGTGGCCGTGGTCAGCGGCTTCGGCGCCGCGGCGCCCGTCGTGGTGGCCGCTGCGACGATCATGCTGTCGGTGTTCGGCGGCTTCGTGCCGGAGGGCAACGCCACCATCAAGCCCATCGCGTTCGCCCTGGCCGTGGGCGTGCTCTTCGACGCCGTGCTCGTGCGGATGGTGCTCATCCCCGCCGTGCTGGCGCTGCTCGGCCGGGCCGCCTGGTGGCTCCCGCGGTGGCTGCGCTGGCTGCCCGAGCTCGACGTCGAGGGCCGCGCGGTGGAGGCCTCCCTGGCGAGCGGAGCGCGTGGGGAGCGGCCCGGCGAGGCCACGGGGGAGCGCACGGGCGCCGCGGCTCACTAGCCTTCCGGCTGTGACCAGCGACGCCACCAGTGCCGTGACCAGCCGCCCGAGCAGCGCCCGCGCCCGCCTGCTGCAGCTCATCTCC
This portion of the Quadrisphaera setariae genome encodes:
- a CDS encoding TetR/AcrR family transcriptional regulator, with the translated sequence MRQTREQIDAGIVEAAAALLAENGVERTSLREIAEAVGYSKTGLLHRFGSKDSLLEAVADSCLDAVRAVAEDVAHLPEGPERDAAAAAGLSGLAVSAPGRLAIALAQEGALDGSPLGERLAPVPALLSACFSSAPAAAPSCAQVSPHAPVRLGGPDAERAGLERAARVTAALAASLAVAEQFRHHDAALLRPLLERIALDVLQPTPAPASPAALGQAV
- a CDS encoding MMPL family transporter, which translates into the protein MATFLQRLGRACHSRRWLVLAVWLVVLAAVGGSAAAFSKPFTADVTIPGLESTKALSTLQERFGAAAAGGDGATARVVVQVPQGQTVTDPADAQRIGQLVAELGELPQVEGVSNPFDQASPTVSPDLRAAYVDVRYGVPTGDITEASRTALVDAVEGAATGGWDAAVGGQAVTDPAALGGVGEVLGVVVAVVVLLVTYGTLVTAGLNLLTALIGVGVGALGIVAATALTDVQSTTTILAIMLGLAVGIDYGLFVLSRLRQELLAGRSVPDAVGVATGTAGSAVVTAGLTVVIALAGLSVVGIPFLTQMGVAAAATVAVAVLVALTLLPALAGVLGLRLLSRRQRHHLQRMRETTGRLDVEPHAQHAHAARRAGVLPAWARFVTRQRLVSLLAVVVVLGVVAVPVFSLRTTLGDDSTAEEGSQQRRAYDLVAQHWGPGVAGPLLVLVDGGADPTQQAAQLAAEVEGLPDVATDLPGGGVVGPVPSPDGTAALVTVIPASGPSTEATTDLVSDIRALRTSGGGQVSVTGSTAVSVDISAKLNGALPVYLAVVVGLALVLLLVVFRSVLVPVTAVLGFLLTVGAALGATVAIFEWGWLQQLVNANGEAPIISFAPILVVGILFGLAMDYQIFIVSRIHEAHSRASRSEEPMVAVVSGFGAAAPVVVAAATIMLSVFGGFVPEGNATIKPIAFALAVGVLFDAVLVRMVLIPAVLALLGRAAWWLPRWLRWLPELDVEGRAVEASLASGARGERPGEATGERTGAAAH